In the Clostridium beijerinckii genome, one interval contains:
- a CDS encoding ABC transporter permease, giving the protein MGVLINILEQGLLFSLVSIGVYITYKILDFPDLSVDSTFPLGAAISAALLVNGVNPWISIIIATLGGALAGGITAFLHVKLKITNLMAGILVMIGLYSINLRIMGKANVPLFNTPNLFKSSIPAIVVILIMVIVVKILLDLYLKTKSGFLLVAVGDNEQVVSSLGVNKDLVKVLGLMISNALVALAGALTAQYQGFSDVGMGTGTVVMGLAAVIIGTSLFERLSFIKVTTLSILGAIIYKAAIAIVLKLGLNANDLKLMTAIIVVIALCSNSGVLKFKKRKSVIGGSAKDVKSETTIQSV; this is encoded by the coding sequence GTGGGTGTTTTAATAAATATTTTAGAACAAGGGCTGCTATTTTCATTAGTTTCAATCGGAGTATATATAACTTATAAAATTTTAGATTTTCCTGATTTATCAGTGGACTCTACATTCCCACTTGGGGCTGCAATTTCAGCAGCTCTTTTGGTAAATGGGGTTAATCCATGGATTAGTATAATAATAGCAACCTTAGGTGGAGCATTAGCTGGAGGAATAACAGCATTTTTGCATGTTAAGCTTAAAATAACAAATTTAATGGCTGGAATATTAGTAATGATAGGATTATATTCTATTAACTTAAGAATAATGGGAAAAGCAAATGTTCCATTATTTAATACTCCTAATTTATTTAAGTCATCAATTCCGGCTATAGTAGTGATTTTGATAATGGTTATTGTAGTTAAAATACTATTAGACTTATATTTAAAGACTAAATCAGGATTTTTGCTTGTAGCTGTTGGGGATAATGAACAAGTAGTTTCATCTCTTGGAGTAAATAAAGATTTGGTTAAAGTGTTAGGTCTTATGATAAGTAATGCATTAGTTGCACTTGCTGGGGCACTAACTGCACAATATCAAGGATTTAGTGATGTTGGAATGGGAACTGGTACTGTTGTAATGGGGCTTGCGGCAGTAATTATCGGAACATCATTATTTGAGAGATTATCTTTTATTAAAGTGACTACCTTATCAATACTTGGGGCAATCATATACAAGGCGGCAATAGCAATAGTATTAAAACTTGGATTAAATGCCAATGACTTAAAATTAATGACAGCTATAATTGTAGTTATAGCATTATGTTCTAATAGCGGTGTCTTGAAATTTAAGAAAAGAAAATCTGTTATAGGAGGTAGTGCTAAAGATGTTAAAAGTGAAACAACTATCCAAAGTGTTTAA
- a CDS encoding ABC transporter ATP-binding protein has translation MLKVKQLSKVFNQNTINENRVFDRLSLDVKQGDFISIIGSNGAGKSTLLNMISGTLEADSGSILLDGDEVINKPEYARSKSIGRVFQNPSMGVAPNMTILENIALADNKGKSFGLSFGINKKRIDYYKEMVKELNLGLEDKLYNKVQLLSGGQRQALTLLMSVMSKPKLLLLDEHTAALDPKTSEIIMDITRNIVKDSGITTLMVTHNLKHALENGNRLFMMHRGKILVDVKGEEKEKLDNNKLLGLFEKANGAEALSDRTLFG, from the coding sequence ATGTTAAAAGTGAAACAACTATCCAAAGTGTTTAATCAAAATACAATAAATGAAAATAGGGTATTTGATAGATTATCATTGGATGTTAAGCAAGGTGACTTCATAAGTATAATAGGTTCAAATGGAGCAGGTAAATCAACATTGTTAAATATGATATCTGGAACTCTTGAAGCAGATTCAGGATCAATATTATTAGATGGTGATGAAGTTATTAATAAACCTGAATACGCAAGATCAAAGTCCATTGGGAGGGTTTTTCAAAATCCATCAATGGGTGTAGCACCTAATATGACAATATTAGAAAATATCGCTCTTGCAGATAATAAAGGGAAATCCTTTGGGCTTAGCTTTGGGATAAATAAAAAGAGGATAGATTATTACAAAGAGATGGTAAAAGAACTTAATTTGGGGCTTGAAGATAAGCTTTATAATAAAGTACAGCTTTTATCAGGAGGACAGAGACAAGCTTTAACTCTACTTATGTCAGTAATGTCTAAACCAAAATTATTATTACTAGATGAGCATACAGCGGCACTAGACCCTAAAACATCAGAAATAATAATGGATATAACAAGAAATATAGTAAAAGACAGCGGAATAACAACACTTATGGTTACCCATAATCTTAAACATGCTCTTGAAAATGGTAATAGACTTTTCATGATGCATAGAGGCAAGATTTTAGTTGACGTCAAAGGTGAAGAAAAAGAAAAATTAGATAATAATAAACTTCTTGGGCTCTTTGAAAAAGCTAATGGAGCAGAAGCTTTAAGCGATAGAACTTTATTTGGATAA
- a CDS encoding YveK family protein, translated as MNEENIRIEESIRIEEIINILLKRWKMILSITLLATLTAGIVSFFVIAPKYEASTKVFIGKEKTDSKDQNYNNSDIQMYQQLLKTYAEVIKTNALVEKAINAGDFDLKAKDVLKDLTVTPAANTQILEITYISKDRNLSKEVLDSITNQFIKTSTDLIPNGNVKIVEPAELPENPASPNKKLNIAIAFLLGLMISVGLSFLLEFLDSTFKSKEQLEQILGVPVIGAIPEDLE; from the coding sequence ATGAACGAAGAAAACATAAGAATTGAGGAGTCCATTAGGATCGAAGAAATAATAAATATATTATTAAAAAGATGGAAGATGATACTTTCAATAACTTTACTTGCAACATTAACGGCCGGAATTGTTAGTTTTTTTGTAATTGCACCAAAGTATGAAGCAAGCACAAAAGTATTTATAGGTAAAGAAAAGACAGATAGCAAGGATCAAAATTATAATAATAGTGATATTCAGATGTATCAGCAATTATTAAAAACTTATGCAGAAGTTATAAAGACTAATGCTCTCGTTGAAAAAGCTATTAATGCTGGAGATTTTGATTTAAAGGCAAAAGATGTACTTAAGGATTTAACTGTTACACCAGCAGCCAATACTCAGATTTTAGAAATAACATACATAAGCAAGGATAGAAATTTAAGTAAAGAAGTATTAGATTCTATAACGAATCAGTTTATAAAGACATCTACAGATCTTATACCAAATGGTAATGTTAAAATAGTAGAGCCAGCAGAATTGCCTGAAAATCCGGCTAGCCCTAATAAGAAATTAAATATTGCTATTGCATTTTTACTTGGACTTATGATCAGTGTTGGATTATCATTTTTATTAGAATTCTTGGATAGTACTTTTAAAAGCAAAGAACAATTAGAACAAATATTAGGAGTTCCTGTTATTGGTGCAATTCCTGAGGATTTGGAATAG
- a CDS encoding CpsD/CapB family tyrosine-protein kinase has protein sequence MFSAKKLHKAVANQDYRGFVVEKKPKSIVSEAYRTLRTNIQYSSFDKTIKSIVVTSAEAAEGKSTVSGNLALSFAQNEKRVIIVDCDLRKPSVHKNFKLSNLSGLSEVLIGKEDLDNVIQSRNENLDILTSGKIPPNPSEMLSSTAMTNLIQKLGEKYDMVILDSAPLQAVTDAQILSTKVDGTILVVRAQRTNRESVIDAKNSLTKVGANILGTVLHAVENTRGKYYYYYGSSEEGK, from the coding sequence ATGTTTTCAGCAAAAAAATTACATAAAGCAGTAGCTAATCAAGACTATAGAGGCTTTGTAGTTGAAAAAAAGCCAAAGTCAATAGTATCAGAAGCTTATAGAACATTAAGAACAAATATTCAGTATTCATCTTTCGATAAGACAATTAAAAGTATTGTAGTTACTAGTGCGGAAGCAGCAGAAGGGAAATCTACTGTATCAGGTAATCTTGCATTATCTTTTGCTCAAAATGAGAAGAGAGTTATAATAGTTGATTGTGACTTAAGAAAACCTTCAGTTCATAAAAATTTTAAATTATCGAACTTAAGTGGATTATCAGAAGTTCTTATAGGAAAAGAAGATTTAGATAATGTAATACAAAGTCGTAACGAAAACCTTGATATACTAACATCTGGCAAGATTCCGCCTAATCCATCGGAAATGTTATCTTCAACTGCCATGACTAATTTGATACAAAAATTAGGAGAAAAATACGATATGGTAATTTTAGATAGTGCTCCACTTCAAGCTGTTACAGATGCTCAAATTCTTTCTACAAAGGTAGATGGAACTATACTTGTTGTAAGAGCACAAAGAACAAACAGAGAATCGGTAATTGATGCTAAAAATTCATTAACTAAAGTTGGAGCTAATATATTAGGTACTGTACTTCATGCAGTAGAAAATACTAGGGGTAAATACTACTACTATTATGGAAGCAGTGAAGAAGGTAAATAA
- a CDS encoding tyrosine-protein phosphatase: protein MIVDIHSHIIPGIDDGSKDMEMTLEMLRNAEKDGVKEIVATPHYLLEYGEATIDEVKNYVKEINNILVKENIDIKIYSGQEVYYTEKMIEYYMQGNIGTINDSRYMLIEFPMRKFDESIFDTLYELQVRNIVPVIAHPERYIPIIEDPKNINKFINEGYLFQVNAGSIDGRFGEKVQRTANALLNNGIYNFIGSDAHNINRRNTGLSKALDLINKSEIKDVFKDSSEKMLNNGEIKFSGEKIKEKKSIFWFLKR from the coding sequence ATGATAGTTGATATTCATTCACATATAATACCTGGGATTGATGATGGGTCTAAGGATATGGAAATGACTTTGGAGATGCTTAGAAATGCTGAAAAAGATGGTGTTAAAGAGATTGTGGCTACTCCTCATTATTTGCTTGAGTATGGAGAAGCTACAATTGATGAAGTTAAGAATTATGTGAAGGAAATTAATAATATTTTAGTAAAAGAGAACATAGATATAAAGATATATAGTGGTCAGGAAGTTTATTATACTGAAAAGATGATAGAATATTATATGCAAGGGAATATTGGAACTATAAATGATTCTAGATATATGCTTATTGAATTTCCGATGAGAAAGTTTGATGAAAGTATATTCGATACTCTTTATGAACTTCAAGTGAGAAATATAGTGCCAGTAATCGCTCATCCAGAAAGATATATTCCTATTATAGAAGATCCTAAGAATATTAATAAGTTTATTAATGAAGGTTATTTGTTCCAAGTAAATGCTGGAAGTATAGATGGAAGATTTGGAGAAAAAGTTCAAAGGACAGCTAATGCACTCCTAAATAATGGTATATATAACTTTATAGGGTCAGATGCTCATAATATTAATAGAAGAAATACTGGTCTTAGTAAGGCTTTGGATTTAATAAATAAAAGTGAAATTAAGGATGTATTTAAAGATAGTTCTGAAAAAATGTTAAATAATGGGGAGATAAAGTTTTCAGGAGAGAAAATCAAAGAAAAAAAATCGATATTTTGGTTTTTAAAAAGATAA
- a CDS encoding sugar transferase, whose protein sequence is MQQLEFNSEEVLFKEQLETEDSRIGYCFLKRTMDVVCSSIGLIILSPIFLVTAILIRLESEGNSIFSQERVGRNGKKFRMYKFRSMVVNAEELKDKLSAKNEMAGPMFKMKEDPRVTKIGRFIRKTSIDELPQLVNVLKGEMSLVGPRPSLPKEVVKFEDWMMERLIVKPGLTCYWQVSGRSDIGFEDWMRLDVKYVRERNTLVDIKLVLKTFGVFFGDEHAR, encoded by the coding sequence ATGCAGCAGTTAGAATTTAACAGTGAGGAAGTTTTGTTTAAAGAACAACTGGAAACGGAAGACAGCAGAATAGGATATTGTTTTTTAAAGAGAACTATGGATGTGGTTTGTTCATCTATTGGACTTATAATTTTAAGCCCAATATTTTTAGTTACAGCTATTTTAATCAGATTAGAATCTGAAGGAAACTCAATCTTTTCACAAGAGAGGGTCGGAAGAAATGGGAAAAAATTTAGAATGTATAAATTTAGATCTATGGTGGTCAATGCGGAAGAACTAAAGGACAAGCTAAGTGCTAAAAATGAAATGGCTGGACCAATGTTTAAAATGAAAGAAGATCCAAGGGTAACTAAAATAGGAAGATTCATAAGAAAAACAAGTATAGATGAATTGCCACAATTAGTTAATGTCTTAAAAGGTGAAATGAGCTTGGTTGGACCGAGGCCATCACTTCCAAAAGAAGTAGTGAAATTTGAAGATTGGATGATGGAAAGATTAATAGTTAAACCAGGACTAACTTGCTACTGGCAAGTGTCTGGAAGAAGCGACATTGGCTTTGAAGATTGGATGCGATTAGATGTTAAGTATGTTAGAGAGAGGAATACTCTAGTTGACATAAAGCTAGTATTAAAAACATTTGGGGTGTTTTTTGGTGATGAACATGCAAGATAG
- a CDS encoding kinase, translating to MIITKTPFRMSFFGGGTDFSGFYNEHGGAVISTTFDKYCYVNVRHLPRFFDYSNELSYSRIERVNSIENIEHPAIREAMKFLDMHEIRLTYEADLPARSGLGTSSSFAVGMLNAFYGLKGKYADKKKLADEAIYLERVLCQESGGIQDQIAASFGGFNRIDFRADGYTVNPIIISADKKRHLNDNLMLFFTGFSRFSSDISKIQESTMKDKSKQLLEMLSLVDDAEEILTSKSDLNEFGRLLDYTWKLKRGITNKISNDSIDNLYAKAIEAGAIGGKLLGAGGGGFLLFYVEQDKQQKVKDAMKDLLYVPFEFENNGTSIIHYTSESYVLKEKTIDNSQQFVAADSSF from the coding sequence ATGATTATAACAAAAACGCCTTTTAGAATGTCTTTCTTTGGGGGAGGAACAGATTTTTCTGGATTCTATAATGAACATGGAGGAGCAGTGATTTCTACTACATTTGATAAATATTGCTATGTAAATGTCAGACATTTGCCAAGATTTTTCGATTATTCTAATGAACTTTCCTATTCAAGAATAGAGCGTGTAAATTCTATAGAAAATATAGAACATCCTGCCATAAGAGAAGCAATGAAATTTTTAGATATGCATGAAATTCGCCTTACTTACGAAGCGGACCTTCCTGCTCGTTCTGGATTAGGGACTAGCAGTTCGTTCGCAGTAGGGATGCTAAACGCATTCTATGGACTAAAAGGAAAATATGCAGATAAAAAAAAGCTTGCTGATGAGGCAATATATCTAGAAAGAGTGCTATGTCAAGAAAGTGGAGGAATCCAAGATCAAATTGCAGCTTCTTTTGGGGGATTTAATAGAATTGATTTTAGAGCAGATGGATATACAGTGAATCCTATAATTATTTCAGCTGATAAAAAGAGGCACCTGAATGATAATTTGATGCTTTTTTTTACTGGATTCTCAAGATTCTCGTCTGATATCTCAAAAATTCAAGAAAGCACAATGAAAGATAAGAGTAAACAATTATTGGAAATGTTAAGCTTGGTTGATGATGCAGAGGAAATTCTGACATCTAAAAGTGATTTGAATGAATTTGGAAGGCTACTTGATTATACATGGAAATTAAAGCGTGGAATTACTAACAAGATTTCGAATGATTCTATCGATAATCTATATGCAAAAGCTATAGAAGCAGGAGCAATTGGTGGAAAATTACTTGGAGCTGGAGGAGGAGGATTTTTATTATTTTATGTTGAACAAGATAAGCAGCAAAAAGTTAAAGATGCTATGAAAGATTTATTGTATGTTCCGTTTGAATTCGAAAATAATGGAACTAGTATCATTCACTATACATCTGAATCATATGTGCTAAAAGAGAAAACAATAGATAACTCACAGCAATTTGTGGCAGCGGATTCTAGTTTTTAA
- the gmhB gene encoding D-glycero-beta-D-manno-heptose 1,7-bisphosphate 7-phosphatase: MKIVIMAGGKGTRIASINSEVPKPMIPILNKPILEYQMECFRNQGFTDIILVVGHLGSVIKDYFGDGSKISSATGKSFGVHIKYVEEKEPLGTAGALYLLKEKLTEDFLLVNGDIIFDVDIKKFYKFHKDKGGSATLFTHPNNHPYDSGIIVADSNEKVINWLHKEDKRFWYKNRVNAGLHMFSVNILKTFKDLKKMDLDREVLKPLISSGELFVYDSPEYVKDMGTPDRFYSVIEDIKTGKVKGKNLLHKQRAVFLDRDGTINRYVGFLKNIDDLELIDGVDEAIKKINEKGYLAIVVTNQPVIARGEVSIQELEEIHNKMETLLGESGAYIDDIFFCPHHPDKGFDGEKTEYKIICDCRKPEPGMLLSAAKKYNIDLSKSWMVGDSESDMKAGISAGCNVVLIGKSDIYTNYETLNKFVDNI, encoded by the coding sequence ATGAAAATAGTTATTATGGCTGGAGGGAAAGGAACTAGAATAGCATCAATTAATTCAGAAGTTCCAAAACCTATGATTCCAATTTTAAATAAACCAATTCTTGAATATCAAATGGAATGTTTTAGAAATCAAGGTTTTACAGATATAATTTTAGTTGTAGGTCATCTTGGAAGTGTAATTAAGGATTACTTTGGGGATGGAAGTAAGATATCATCAGCTACAGGAAAGTCATTTGGTGTCCATATCAAATACGTAGAAGAAAAAGAGCCACTTGGAACAGCTGGAGCTTTATATTTGTTAAAAGAAAAGCTTACAGAAGATTTCCTGTTAGTAAATGGAGATATTATTTTTGATGTTGATATAAAGAAATTTTATAAATTTCATAAGGATAAAGGTGGATCGGCAACTTTATTTACACACCCTAATAACCATCCTTATGATAGTGGAATTATTGTAGCTGATAGCAATGAGAAAGTAATTAATTGGCTTCACAAGGAGGATAAGAGATTTTGGTACAAGAATCGTGTTAATGCTGGACTTCATATGTTTTCGGTAAATATTCTTAAAACATTTAAAGACTTAAAAAAAATGGATTTGGATAGGGAAGTATTGAAACCTCTTATTTCATCTGGAGAACTTTTTGTTTATGATTCACCAGAGTATGTGAAAGATATGGGGACTCCAGATAGATTTTATTCTGTAATTGAAGACATTAAAACTGGAAAAGTGAAAGGAAAGAACTTATTACATAAACAAAGAGCAGTATTTTTGGATAGGGATGGTACTATAAATAGATATGTGGGATTTCTAAAGAATATTGATGATCTTGAGTTGATTGATGGTGTGGACGAGGCTATCAAGAAGATCAATGAAAAAGGATACCTTGCTATTGTGGTTACTAATCAGCCTGTAATAGCACGAGGAGAGGTTAGTATTCAGGAGCTTGAAGAAATACATAATAAAATGGAGACACTTCTAGGTGAAAGCGGAGCTTATATAGATGATATCTTCTTCTGTCCTCACCATCCAGATAAAGGGTTTGATGGTGAGAAAACTGAATATAAAATTATTTGTGATTGTAGAAAGCCTGAGCCTGGGATGCTTTTAAGTGCTGCTAAAAAATATAATATTGATCTTTCAAAGTCATGGATGGTTGGAGACAGTGAAAGTGATATGAAGGCAGGTATAAGCGCAGGTTGTAATGTTGTTTTAATAGGTAAGAGTGATATTTATACGAATTATGAAACATTAAATAAATTTGTAGATAATATTTAG
- a CDS encoding D-sedoheptulose-7-phosphate isomerase → MGTLDDRLTGHIKLLIKRYPVLEIIKAEIIEAYCALEELYKNGGKLLIAGNGGSAADADHIVGELMKGFKKKRKISDEFSKKLIDIDDVMGKKLAEKLQDGLPAIALNNHAALATAYLNDVDGILCFAQQVNGYGKKGDVFLGISTSGNSENVYYAAITARAKGMKVIGLTGKDGGKLKSISDVLITVPEYETYMIQELHLPVYHCLCLMLEEKFFE, encoded by the coding sequence ATGGGAACTTTGGATGATAGATTAACTGGACATATAAAATTGTTAATAAAGAGATATCCAGTATTAGAAATTATTAAGGCTGAAATTATTGAAGCATATTGTGCGCTTGAGGAGTTATATAAAAATGGAGGGAAATTACTAATTGCTGGTAATGGTGGAAGTGCAGCTGATGCTGATCATATTGTTGGTGAATTGATGAAAGGCTTCAAGAAGAAAAGAAAAATTTCTGATGAGTTTTCCAAAAAACTTATAGATATTGACGATGTAATGGGCAAAAAGCTAGCAGAAAAATTACAAGATGGATTGCCAGCTATTGCCTTAAATAATCACGCGGCGCTTGCAACAGCTTATCTCAATGATGTTGATGGTATTTTATGTTTCGCACAACAAGTTAATGGCTATGGGAAAAAAGGAGATGTTTTTTTAGGCATATCTACGTCTGGTAATTCAGAAAATGTTTATTATGCAGCAATTACGGCTAGAGCTAAAGGAATGAAAGTTATAGGACTTACAGGTAAAGACGGTGGAAAACTTAAAAGTATATCAGATGTATTAATAACGGTACCTGAATATGAAACCTATATGATTCAAGAATTACATTTGCCAGTATATCATTGCTTGTGTCTAATGCTCGAAGAAAAATTTTTTGAATAG
- a CDS encoding WecB/TagA/CpsF family glycosyltransferase, with translation MNNSKIKFLNTYVNNVSMKETLSYIENCIKEDSKKSYIIAVNVDVIIKIENDSYLKEIADNADMVLMDGKPLVWISSLLKTPVKEKISGSDLVPLVCEMAANKGYTMFFIGGKEGIADQAKVRLEKQYPQIKIVGTYAPKFGFEKSEEELNKINRMISDVKPDILVVCFGCPKQEKFIYENIDKYDAKISICAGATIDFLAGNISRAPQWMSNNGLEWFYRFMQEPKRLFRRYFVDDTKIFKLIWKYR, from the coding sequence ATGAATAATAGTAAAATTAAATTTTTAAATACGTATGTAAATAACGTATCCATGAAAGAAACTTTAAGTTACATAGAAAATTGCATTAAAGAAGATAGTAAAAAGTCATACATTATAGCGGTGAATGTTGACGTAATAATCAAAATAGAAAATGATAGCTATCTAAAGGAAATAGCAGATAATGCTGATATGGTTCTTATGGATGGAAAACCACTTGTTTGGATATCTAGCTTGTTAAAAACTCCGGTAAAAGAAAAAATATCAGGTTCTGATTTAGTTCCATTAGTTTGTGAAATGGCAGCAAATAAAGGGTATACAATGTTTTTTATAGGTGGAAAAGAAGGTATTGCAGACCAAGCTAAAGTTAGACTTGAAAAGCAGTATCCACAAATTAAAATAGTAGGAACGTATGCGCCAAAATTTGGATTTGAAAAAAGTGAAGAAGAGCTAAATAAAATTAATCGTATGATTTCTGATGTGAAACCAGATATTCTAGTTGTTTGCTTTGGATGTCCTAAGCAGGAAAAATTTATTTATGAGAACATAGATAAATATGATGCTAAAATTTCAATCTGTGCAGGGGCAACTATTGATTTTCTTGCGGGAAATATTAGTAGAGCTCCACAATGGATGAGTAATAATGGGTTGGAATGGTTTTATAGATTCATGCAAGAGCCTAAAAGGTTATTTAGACGTTATTTTGTTGACGATACGAAAATATTTAAACTTATATGGAAATATAGATAA
- a CDS encoding glycosyltransferase translates to MKERKNILYFTRTMNLGGTEKVVLQLCEIMKSEADKIVVCSCGGVNVENLNKMNIKHYNIPDIDKKDIRTILTVLKKISMIIKEENINIVHTHHRMAAFYTRIIGFTRNFIFINNSHNTFYDKKLLTKFSLGKANIVAVGNKVKDNLCDFYGISKFNIEVIHNAVEPFEDQIEPIEILKKYKRDGYALVGNIGRISEQKGMEYFVRTIPLVLEKYKKTKFFIIGDGEDKGKIKTLISELHVEDYVVLLGYRNDIQNVMSQLDLIVLSSLWEGLPLTPIEAFSVAKPIVATAVDGTVEIIDDDVNGILVGPKDIKELADAIISIFKFPERTEMFKINALKKYNEEFSYEILKDRYIKYYKRLME, encoded by the coding sequence GTGAAAGAGCGGAAAAATATATTGTATTTCACAAGAACTATGAATTTAGGTGGGACTGAAAAAGTTGTCTTACAATTATGTGAAATTATGAAATCTGAAGCAGATAAAATTGTAGTTTGCTCTTGTGGAGGAGTAAATGTTGAAAATCTTAATAAAATGAATATTAAACATTACAATATTCCTGACATTGATAAAAAAGATATTAGAACTATTTTGACTGTTTTAAAAAAGATATCGATGATAATAAAGGAAGAAAACATAAATATTGTGCACACCCATCATCGTATGGCAGCATTTTATACTAGAATTATTGGGTTTACTAGAAATTTTATATTTATAAATAACTCTCACAATACTTTTTATGATAAAAAATTGTTAACAAAGTTTTCTTTGGGAAAAGCAAATATTGTAGCTGTAGGAAACAAAGTAAAAGATAATCTTTGTGATTTTTATGGTATTTCAAAATTTAATATTGAAGTTATACATAATGCTGTTGAACCGTTTGAAGATCAGATTGAGCCTATAGAAATACTAAAAAAGTATAAAAGAGACGGTTATGCATTGGTGGGGAATATTGGAAGGATATCTGAGCAAAAAGGTATGGAATATTTTGTTAGAACTATTCCTTTAGTTTTGGAAAAATATAAAAAAACAAAATTCTTTATTATTGGAGATGGTGAAGATAAAGGGAAGATAAAAACTCTTATATCGGAACTTCATGTGGAAGATTATGTGGTTCTTTTGGGATATAGAAATGACATACAAAATGTAATGAGTCAACTTGATTTAATTGTTTTAAGTTCTCTTTGGGAGGGACTTCCGCTTACACCAATAGAAGCTTTCTCAGTTGCAAAACCCATTGTTGCTACTGCGGTTGATGGTACTGTGGAGATTATTGATGATGATGTGAATGGAATTTTGGTAGGACCTAAAGATATTAAGGAACTAGCAGATGCAATTATAAGTATCTTTAAATTTCCGGAAAGAACAGAAATGTTTAAAATTAATGCCTTAAAAAAATATAATGAAGAATTTAGTTATGAAATCTTAAAGGATAGATATATAAAATATTATAAGAGATTAATGGAGTGA
- a CDS encoding acyltransferase → MNREEKQRFNVQSGENIISVLMKCVKWSLSLVRLLRIKLIYGKKIEFNLFQGKPVYIGKNCRFIIIGCGKIIMHNDVYFDDYCTVLADNGRIVIRKDTYFNTFSRLISKGEITIGQGCMFGSNVSVYDHDHDISLGVKESCEKYSVKPVRIGEYVWCGTNVVVTKGITIGCNCVIGANSVVTKNLKSNALYVGNPTVYKKSINSN, encoded by the coding sequence ATGAATAGAGAAGAGAAACAAAGATTTAATGTACAAAGTGGGGAAAATATCATTTCTGTATTAATGAAATGTGTAAAATGGAGTTTAAGCCTTGTTAGATTGCTAAGAATAAAACTAATATATGGTAAAAAAATAGAATTCAACTTATTTCAGGGTAAGCCAGTATATATAGGCAAGAATTGTAGGTTCATAATAATTGGATGTGGTAAGATAATAATGCATAATGATGTGTATTTTGATGATTATTGCACTGTGCTGGCCGATAATGGACGTATTGTTATTAGAAAGGATACATATTTTAATACTTTCAGCCGTTTAATATCAAAAGGTGAGATAACCATAGGTCAGGGGTGTATGTTTGGCTCTAATGTGTCAGTATATGACCATGACCATGATATTTCGTTGGGAGTTAAAGAATCTTGTGAAAAATATTCTGTGAAGCCAGTAAGAATTGGTGAATATGTCTGGTGTGGTACTAATGTAGTTGTAACAAAAGGAATAACAATTGGATGTAATTGTGTCATTGGTGCAAATTCAGTTGTTACTAAAAATCTTAAATCAAATGCCTTATATGTTGGAAATCCAACGGTATATAAAAAAAGTATAAATTCTAATTGA